One Acaryochloris marina S15 DNA segment encodes these proteins:
- a CDS encoding cell wall metabolism sensor histidine kinase WalK has protein sequence MNVTSPYPVDQQVHILVVDDAYENLCFIQAVLETEGYQVSLAENGQVALEQFQMSLPHLVLSDVMMPGMNGTELTRQIRKQKDLPFIPILLITAQEQSDVVEGLDAGADDFIKKPVEITELLARVRSLLRLKHSIDEREQMTVMREEFVYRLTHDLRIPLVAADRMFTLVERGKYGTIPDPCQKVIATMKDSNSDLLQMTNTLLEIYKYEAGQKALAYTTFDVKQLTESVIEELRPLAEEKGLELKIVTKSNTNLNHDFHLSGARLELRRVITNLVGNSIKFTDTGSIQIQLEKQDNSLIMRVEDTGCGISPDEQPIVFEREFQGNHRCSGNGLGLNLVRQIVAAHQGTVELQSQVGKGSSFKVRIPA, from the coding sequence ATGAACGTCACTTCTCCCTATCCAGTTGATCAACAAGTCCATATCTTAGTGGTTGATGATGCTTATGAAAATCTTTGCTTTATTCAAGCCGTTCTAGAAACGGAGGGTTATCAGGTGAGCTTAGCCGAGAATGGCCAAGTCGCCCTCGAACAGTTTCAAATGTCATTGCCTCATTTAGTCTTATCGGACGTCATGATGCCGGGAATGAATGGTACAGAGCTAACTCGACAGATTCGCAAGCAAAAAGACTTGCCCTTTATCCCGATATTGCTGATCACCGCCCAAGAGCAATCGGATGTAGTGGAAGGACTTGATGCAGGGGCCGATGATTTCATTAAAAAACCCGTTGAGATTACGGAGTTGTTGGCTCGGGTTCGCTCCCTGTTGCGTCTGAAACATAGTATTGATGAGCGAGAACAAATGACAGTAATGAGGGAAGAGTTTGTCTATCGCCTTACTCATGATTTACGTATTCCTCTCGTGGCTGCAGATCGGATGTTTACCTTAGTGGAGCGTGGGAAATATGGAACCATCCCGGATCCTTGCCAGAAAGTGATTGCCACCATGAAAGACAGCAATTCTGATCTGTTGCAAATGACCAATACATTACTTGAAATTTATAAATATGAAGCGGGCCAAAAAGCTTTAGCTTATACGACCTTCGATGTAAAACAACTAACGGAGTCAGTGATTGAAGAACTGAGACCACTGGCTGAAGAGAAGGGACTTGAGTTAAAGATAGTGACCAAGTCCAACACCAATTTGAATCATGATTTTCATCTATCAGGTGCACGGTTAGAGCTAAGAAGAGTCATTACGAATCTCGTGGGTAATTCAATTAAATTTACCGATACAGGTTCCATCCAGATTCAATTGGAAAAACAAGACAATTCTCTAATAATGAGAGTGGAAGATACTGGCTGTGGCATCTCTCCTGACGAGCAGCCCATCGTTTTTGAACGGGAGTTCCAAGGTAATCATCGCTGTTCGGGAAATGGGTTGGGACTGAACCTAGTCCGTCAAATCGTCGCGGCCCATCAAGGTACGGTGGAGTTGCAATCTCAAGTGGGGAAAGGCAGCAGTTTTAAGGTCCGTATTCCTGCCTAA
- a CDS encoding response regulator transcription factor, whose product MNIIRIVIIEDHTLTRMGLLGALEEQDNFEVVGEAATGSEGLKLLEDIQPDVAIVDIGLPDFDGIELVQRFRKVQSEGEGAATKVLILTMHHQEVEVLAAFAAGADSYCVKDTDIELLVEAVSTTAEGHSWIDPAIASIVLEQARKGHLEGTTTTNYKGELDAVTIHGLDPDKAQLLQTSPLTERELEVLELIVGGHSNTAISESLFMSMGTVKTHVRNILSKLCASDRTEAAVRALRAGLVK is encoded by the coding sequence ATGAATATCATCCGCATCGTAATTATTGAAGACCATACCCTTACCAGAATGGGATTGCTGGGAGCATTGGAGGAGCAAGATAATTTTGAAGTTGTAGGGGAAGCAGCTACGGGTAGTGAGGGATTAAAGCTGCTAGAAGACATACAGCCAGATGTCGCTATTGTCGATATTGGACTGCCTGATTTTGATGGCATTGAACTAGTTCAGCGATTTAGAAAAGTGCAATCAGAGGGTGAAGGTGCAGCCACCAAGGTCCTTATTTTGACAATGCACCATCAGGAAGTTGAAGTACTGGCTGCATTTGCGGCTGGCGCAGATTCCTACTGTGTAAAAGATACTGATATTGAGCTATTGGTTGAGGCCGTGAGTACTACTGCTGAAGGGCATTCATGGATCGATCCTGCAATTGCCAGCATTGTGCTTGAGCAGGCTCGCAAAGGGCATTTAGAAGGCACTACGACCACAAATTATAAAGGTGAATTAGATGCTGTCACCATTCATGGTTTAGATCCTGACAAAGCTCAACTTCTTCAAACTTCGCCCTTGACGGAGAGAGAGCTAGAAGTTCTTGAACTAATTGTGGGAGGACATAGCAATACTGCGATCTCAGAATCCCTATTTATGAGTATGGGTACGGTGAAAACTCACGTTCGCAATATCTTAAGTAAACTCTGTGCAAGCGATCGGACAGAGGCAGCTGTTAGAGCCCTTCGAGCTGGTTTGGTTAAATAA
- a CDS encoding peptidase M42, which produces MPVATAGYTYPEVSQFLDILKPLIREPSVVGNEDSFFRVLRRELEEIGIEVQHYHGVLVAQGNRPHSLFFSAHIDRHGLLCTGPNEFQYAAFIAGNQGENMGDSASEHLLHTIEDRFQGQRVQAHFPYTGTYLGQGEITHSYICPERNNLIFEVDGLDFLQPGTPVSFLDRLQIEDGLISAQLDNVVSAAMLIYLFRQGFQGTGLFTAQEETGRSWRYTLSWFQRQCLTTQRLIVLDTSPYATREDADAQQITLRHKDANGPFSPTMTQELVKRCEEFGLSYGFKDEYIAIQNETREKPYPLGRTELGRVVSATDGAINGTTLQIPTTEYHTATETASLSAISGMIQLLLSYVEPV; this is translated from the coding sequence ATGCCAGTGGCGACTGCAGGATATACTTACCCGGAGGTTAGTCAGTTCTTAGATATCCTGAAGCCACTGATTCGAGAACCTTCAGTGGTTGGTAACGAAGACTCTTTTTTCCGGGTCTTGCGACGTGAATTAGAAGAAATCGGGATTGAGGTACAGCACTATCATGGCGTATTGGTTGCCCAGGGAAATCGACCCCATAGCTTATTCTTTTCTGCCCATATCGATCGTCATGGACTCCTTTGTACTGGACCGAATGAGTTTCAATATGCAGCCTTCATTGCTGGGAACCAGGGTGAGAACATGGGAGACTCTGCATCCGAGCATTTACTTCACACCATTGAAGATCGCTTTCAAGGACAGCGGGTGCAGGCTCATTTTCCCTATACTGGCACCTATTTAGGCCAAGGCGAAATTACGCACTCCTACATTTGCCCAGAACGGAATAACCTGATTTTTGAAGTGGATGGACTGGATTTTCTCCAGCCAGGAACGCCTGTTTCTTTTTTGGATCGGCTACAGATTGAAGATGGACTAATTTCGGCCCAACTGGATAACGTTGTCAGTGCTGCAATGTTGATCTATCTGTTCCGACAGGGGTTTCAAGGGACTGGGCTATTCACCGCCCAAGAGGAGACTGGACGCAGTTGGCGGTATACGTTGTCCTGGTTTCAACGACAGTGTCTGACCACCCAGCGACTGATAGTCCTCGATACCAGTCCCTATGCCACCCGTGAAGATGCAGATGCTCAGCAGATTACGTTGCGCCATAAAGATGCTAATGGCCCATTTTCCCCAACCATGACTCAAGAATTAGTGAAGCGCTGTGAAGAGTTCGGGCTGTCCTATGGGTTTAAAGATGAATATATTGCGATCCAGAATGAGACTCGTGAAAAGCCCTATCCCCTGGGTCGGACTGAATTGGGACGAGTAGTTTCGGCAACTGATGGGGCGATTAATGGGACAACGCTGCAGATTCCGACGACGGAGTACCATACGGCGACTGAAACGGCATCCTTATCGGCGATCTCAGGTATGATTCAGCTACTCCTGAGCTATGTTGAGCCGGTTTGA
- a CDS encoding phosphate-starvation-inducible PsiE family protein yields the protein MNSIRRLLHTIVKALSDNSFVKGLKRLEGAVAKILTLGLILVISFALLDLGNSLFRELITKPYGFFNSMILGIFGLFLNILIALELLENTKAYLDHQGVQVQLVIATALIAMARKLIIFDFAKSSGLDLAGLATAIFSLSISYWLVRQLKKQVE from the coding sequence ATGAACAGTATACGTCGACTATTGCATACTATTGTCAAAGCGTTGAGCGATAATTCCTTTGTGAAAGGATTGAAACGGCTTGAAGGTGCTGTCGCCAAGATTTTGACTTTAGGATTGATTCTAGTCATTTCATTCGCTTTACTGGATCTGGGGAATAGCTTGTTTCGTGAGTTAATTACAAAACCCTATGGATTTTTTAATTCAATGATACTAGGTATATTTGGCCTTTTCCTCAATATTTTAATTGCTTTAGAATTATTAGAGAATACCAAGGCATATCTAGATCATCAGGGTGTGCAAGTACAGTTAGTGATTGCAACTGCCTTAATTGCGATGGCTCGTAAGTTGATTATTTTTGATTTTGCTAAATCTTCGGGATTAGATCTAGCAGGACTCGCCACAGCCATCTTCTCATTATCTATTAGTTATTGGCTTGTTCGTCAACTCAAAAAGCAAGTCGAGTAA
- a CDS encoding diguanylate cyclase domain-containing protein has product MPEETEVKHVVARLQKILLEELEKHQWPVTFSMGVLIFEYPPSSVDELIQSADQLMYEAKDAGKNAVAYSNTNPGLFHSHRAVDMVGSQPQYPEPPECLKLLLSKPFAICLTIVALEGEDTLNRYV; this is encoded by the coding sequence ATACCTGAAGAGACAGAAGTCAAGCATGTAGTTGCCAGATTGCAGAAAATTTTACTTGAAGAACTGGAAAAGCATCAGTGGCCTGTCACCTTCAGCATGGGAGTATTAATCTTTGAATATCCCCCCAGTTCTGTTGATGAGCTGATTCAATCTGCCGATCAACTCATGTATGAAGCCAAAGATGCGGGCAAAAACGCGGTCGCCTATTCAAATACTAACCCAGGGCTGTTTCATTCTCATAGAGCCGTTGATATGGTAGGGAGTCAGCCCCAATATCCTGAGCCTCCCGAATGCCTGAAATTGCTATTGTCGAAGCCTTTTGCGATCTGCCTGACAATCGTCGCGCTAGAGGGCGAAGACACACTCAATCGTTATGTTTAG
- a CDS encoding transposase family protein, with product MPEIAIVEAFCDLPDNRRARGRRHTQSLCLALFTLAVAAGNRGFLAIGDWLKAYHAQLVTLFAPHKGRLPSYSTIRRTLLRIEYLSYGECLSRFFEIKPLPGETIATDGKYCVGHMKPSVMTQG from the coding sequence ATGCCTGAAATTGCTATTGTCGAAGCCTTTTGCGATCTGCCTGACAATCGTCGCGCTAGAGGGCGAAGACACACTCAATCGTTATGTTTAGCCCTATTCACCCTTGCAGTAGCCGCAGGCAATCGTGGATTCCTCGCCATCGGAGATTGGTTAAAGGCATACCATGCTCAATTGGTTACTTTGTTTGCCCCTCATAAAGGCCGTTTACCTTCCTACAGTACAATTCGGCGTACCTTGTTGCGGATAGAGTATCTCTCGTATGGAGAGTGTTTATCTCGGTTTTTCGAGATTAAGCCCTTGCCTGGAGAAACAATTGCGACTGACGGAAAGTACTGCGTGGGTCATATGAAGCCATCAGTGATGACCCAAGGTTAG
- a CDS encoding tetratricopeptide repeat protein, whose product MALMDLNQAIRFQPDYADAYYNRGRTYAAMQNASQAISNYTKAIKLNAELAEAYGNRGLIKAQTGDKNGGLVDLQHAADLFQKQGDLGNYQHTVLRIQQIKQN is encoded by the coding sequence ATGGCATTGATGGATCTAAATCAAGCCATCCGCTTTCAGCCAGATTATGCTGATGCATATTATAACCGTGGGAGAACTTATGCAGCAATGCAAAACGCTTCCCAAGCGATTTCGAATTATACAAAAGCTATAAAGCTAAATGCAGAATTAGCTGAGGCATACGGAAATAGAGGTCTGATTAAAGCCCAAACTGGGGATAAAAATGGTGGATTAGTTGATTTACAGCACGCGGCTGATCTTTTCCAGAAGCAAGGAGATTTGGGAAATTATCAGCATACGGTATTGAGGATTCAACAAATAAAGCAAAATTAA
- a CDS encoding tetratricopeptide repeat protein yields MGAIEAYDLAIQLTTSNSEVYYNRGVAYFSIGQTDNAIKDFNRAIELTPTMAEAYGNRGTIRLLMNDRQDALSDFQTAAQLFDAQEDHTSANMMRGLIEQNKTQPL; encoded by the coding sequence GTGGGTGCGATTGAAGCCTATGATCTAGCGATTCAATTAACAACCTCGAATTCGGAAGTTTATTACAATCGTGGTGTTGCGTATTTCTCAATTGGTCAGACTGACAATGCGATCAAGGATTTTAACCGTGCCATCGAACTAACTCCCACTATGGCTGAAGCTTATGGCAATCGCGGTACGATTCGTCTGCTGATGAATGATCGTCAAGATGCCTTATCTGATTTCCAGACAGCTGCTCAGTTATTTGACGCACAAGAAGATCATACCTCTGCAAACATGATGCGTGGGTTGATTGAGCAAAACAAGACTCAGCCCTTATAG
- a CDS encoding ATP-binding protein: MAEIQQIIRSTFPKHIELQANIPTQSLPTVTADATQVHQILMNLCVNARDAMPNGGILSLSAKAITVDEHFAEIHIDAKTGKYVAITVADTGMGIPLEVQERIYDPFFTTKEVGQGTGLGLSTVRGIIKGHGGFLDLYSEVGRGTTFTVFIPAELDHEMEIPQYPDLQEGQGQLILVVDDEALILQMTKSTLELFNYQVVTATNGRDAIAQYKQYHPDLVLMDMMMPELGGQEAISALRDINPHLKIVATSGLITEQFSTISVDAFLPKPYTLQELLQTLGQFQEKNSHTLGHEMQ, translated from the coding sequence TTGGCCGAGATTCAACAGATCATCAGAAGCACGTTCCCAAAACACATTGAGCTGCAGGCCAATATTCCCACCCAGTCTCTGCCCACGGTGACCGCCGATGCAACCCAAGTCCATCAGATATTGATGAACCTTTGCGTGAATGCCCGTGATGCCATGCCTAACGGTGGCATTCTAAGTCTATCGGCCAAAGCAATAACAGTGGATGAACACTTTGCGGAGATACATATTGATGCAAAGACTGGGAAGTATGTCGCGATCACTGTTGCTGATACGGGTATGGGCATACCACTCGAGGTACAAGAGCGCATTTATGATCCCTTTTTCACGACCAAAGAGGTTGGCCAGGGTACAGGATTAGGGCTATCGACGGTGAGGGGCATTATCAAAGGTCATGGCGGATTTTTAGACCTTTATTCCGAGGTGGGTCGAGGAACAACCTTTACAGTGTTTATCCCCGCTGAACTCGATCATGAGATGGAGATACCTCAATATCCTGACTTACAAGAGGGGCAGGGGCAGTTAATTTTAGTGGTGGATGACGAAGCGCTGATCCTGCAAATGACCAAGAGCACGTTAGAACTATTCAACTATCAAGTGGTCACGGCTACGAATGGGAGAGATGCGATCGCTCAGTACAAGCAATATCACCCTGACCTTGTACTCATGGATATGATGATGCCGGAGCTAGGAGGGCAAGAAGCGATCTCAGCACTGAGAGACATCAATCCGCACCTCAAGATTGTTGCTACTAGCGGACTGATTACAGAGCAATTTTCTACTATCAGTGTTGATGCCTTTTTGCCTAAGCCTTATACTCTGCAAGAGTTACTTCAGACACTTGGGCAATTTCAGGAAAAGAACTCACATACTTTAGGCCATGAGATGCAATAG
- a CDS encoding PAS domain-containing protein: protein MIARRISFVTIKLTTAADRIRQGSPDETLPTVEGRDELAQLSRSLHHMVNMLQIQRQNLLLTNQQLQDELQLREQAEHTIGEQAALLDIATDAIFVRDLDNRILYWNQGAQRTYGWSAAEACGQNAITFLN, encoded by the coding sequence TTGATTGCACGCCGCATCTCGTTCGTAACGATTAAACTCACCACTGCTGCTGATCGCATTCGGCAAGGCAGCCCTGATGAAACCTTACCGACCGTTGAGGGACGAGATGAGTTGGCCCAGCTCTCGCGTTCCCTCCATCACATGGTCAATATGCTGCAAATCCAACGGCAAAACCTACTGCTCACCAATCAACAGCTCCAAGATGAGCTACAACTCCGTGAGCAGGCCGAACATACAATTGGGGAGCAGGCTGCATTGCTGGACATTGCCACCGATGCAATTTTTGTACGGGATTTAGATAATCGCATTTTGTATTGGAATCAGGGGGCACAGCGCACCTATGGATGGTCAGCAGCAGAAGCCTGCGGCCAAAATGCAATCACCTTCCTCAATTAA
- a CDS encoding helix-turn-helix domain-containing protein translates to MSLTIRERCQAVTDCLFEQGVKGIAKIAAATGLSKSSVHRHQQAIARRNQYPESLWWESQTGSQWLRVMVLGVVYYSASNMG, encoded by the coding sequence ATGAGCCTGACAATACGAGAGCGCTGCCAAGCCGTCACTGATTGTCTGTTCGAACAGGGAGTAAAAGGGATTGCGAAAATTGCTGCTGCGACAGGTCTATCAAAAAGCAGTGTTCATCGTCATCAACAGGCTATCGCTCGGCGTAACCAATATCCAGAGTCACTATGGTGGGAAAGTCAGACAGGGAGTCAATGGCTCAGAGTGATGGTCTTAGGAGTGGTGTACTATTCGGCGTCAAACATGGGGTAG
- a CDS encoding pentapeptide repeat-containing protein, whose product MVRALLRFGSGNFDLLEILRGGPDAWNQWREENPNQEINLSGADLSGANLHSADLHNAKLSSAKLNGADLRSADLSDAKLNDANLTRAKLSSAKLNNANLVGANLFGAHLFNTDFTNVNLRRAELFGAILFEETKIDPKWLPKPHPR is encoded by the coding sequence ATGGTTAGAGCTTTACTCAGGTTTGGTTCTGGGAATTTCGACTTACTTGAGATTTTGCGGGGAGGGCCAGATGCTTGGAACCAGTGGCGTGAGGAGAATCCTAATCAGGAGATAAATCTCAGCGGTGCTGACCTCAGCGGTGCCAACCTCCACAGTGCCGACCTCCACAATGCAAAACTAAGCAGTGCAAAACTCAACGGTGCCGATCTCCGCAGTGCCGACCTTAGCGATGCAAAGCTCAACGATGCGAACCTCACCCGTGCAAAACTAAGCAGTGCAAAACTCAACAATGCGAACCTCGTTGGTGCCAACCTTTTTGGTGCCCACCTCTTCAATACCGATTTCACGAATGTCAACCTCAGACGTGCCGAACTCTTCGGTGCTATTCTTTTTGAAGAAACTAAGATTGATCCTAAATGGCTTCCTAAACCTCATCCAAGATGA
- a CDS encoding IS1 family transposase — MNSNCESYGQAGLENLTVRKVYGQDRIRYLRCHSCGAEFSERKNTAFWNTKIPESRAIEVGRQIAEGTSIKGTSRLTYTHPDTVKRLTLKFGQHAQDFHEQEAQQLDIDVLEMDERHGYVASKKQQCWDAVSIDAASKFIVHVAVGPRNTDLIERLMQGSHRRLAHPQDLVLMTDGEASYRTLFPVIFGVSYLPPSKHDGSTSQPQVSDSSNPCPRPSHQASSGTKVRSRRGEQSSWELATDQSSAR, encoded by the coding sequence GTGAACTCTAACTGTGAAAGCTATGGTCAAGCGGGCCTTGAGAATTTAACAGTACGTAAAGTCTACGGACAAGATCGAATACGGTATCTGCGCTGTCATAGCTGTGGAGCAGAGTTCAGTGAACGCAAGAACACTGCCTTTTGGAATACAAAAATCCCTGAATCTCGAGCAATAGAAGTAGGTCGTCAAATTGCAGAAGGAACGTCTATCAAAGGAACATCACGTCTGACCTACACCCATCCGGATACGGTGAAACGTTTGACCCTCAAATTTGGTCAGCATGCCCAGGACTTTCATGAGCAAGAAGCTCAGCAATTGGATATCGACGTATTAGAGATGGACGAGCGTCATGGATACGTCGCCAGCAAAAAGCAGCAGTGTTGGGATGCGGTATCCATTGATGCCGCCAGTAAATTCATTGTCCACGTGGCCGTTGGTCCCCGTAACACAGACCTGATAGAAAGGCTGATGCAAGGCAGTCACAGACGACTAGCTCATCCCCAAGACCTGGTGCTGATGACCGATGGAGAAGCGAGTTATCGCACTCTCTTTCCGGTCATCTTCGGGGTGTCTTACCTCCCCCCGTCAAAGCACGATGGGTCGACCTCCCAACCCCAAGTATCGGATTCCTCGAACCCTTGCCCACGTCCAAGTCATCAAGCATCGTCAGGGACAAAAGTTAGAAGCCGTAGAGGTGAGCAAAGCTCATGGGAGCTGGCAACGGATCAATCAAGCGCTAGATGA